The following are encoded in a window of Sulfitobacter sp. S190 genomic DNA:
- a CDS encoding FlgB family protein, translated as MFENLDIFRMSSEMARHAGQQQAIISHNVANADTPGFKARRMAEFATTYQAPNDAPGARATRATHLHGTVAGQLPDAQVRTDGGGSPNKNTVSLEVELVEAAGAKSQHDRALAIYKSALDVLHATLRR; from the coding sequence ATGTTCGAAAATCTTGATATTTTCCGCATGTCATCCGAGATGGCGCGCCATGCGGGCCAGCAGCAGGCGATCATATCGCACAACGTGGCAAATGCCGACACGCCCGGCTTCAAAGCGCGGCGGATGGCGGAATTTGCAACGACGTACCAGGCCCCAAATGATGCACCGGGCGCGCGGGCCACACGCGCAACCCACCTTCACGGTACTGTCGCCGGGCAATTGCCCGATGCGCAGGTAAGGACGGACGGGGGCGGATCACCCAACAAGAACACCGTTTCACTCGAGGTTGAACTGGTCGAAGCGGCCGGCGCCAAGAGCCAGCATGACAGGGCGCTCGCGATCTACAAATCCGCGCTGGACGTTCTGCACGCGACATTGCGCAGATAG
- the flgC gene encoding flagellar basal body rod protein FlgC yields the protein MSDFTQARSVSASGMKAQATRLRHLSENISNADTPGYRRKLIAFETAMGAGGKPANVEVGRVRLDQTELERIYDPSHPMADDTGHHDGSNVNLLIELADAREAQRGYEANLKMFDQSRKMSSSLMELLRR from the coding sequence ATGAGCGATTTTACACAAGCACGGTCGGTTTCGGCCAGCGGAATGAAGGCGCAGGCGACGCGTTTGCGCCACTTGTCCGAAAACATCTCAAACGCGGATACCCCCGGGTATCGTCGGAAACTCATCGCGTTCGAGACCGCGATGGGTGCCGGTGGCAAACCCGCAAATGTAGAGGTCGGGCGCGTAAGGCTGGACCAGACCGAGCTGGAGCGCATCTATGATCCGTCGCACCCGATGGCAGACGACACCGGCCATCACGACGGATCCAACGTCAATCTGTTGATTGAACTTGCCGACGCCCGTGAGGCGCAGCGCGGCTATGAGGCCAATCTCAAGATGTTCGACCAATCCCGCAAAATGTCATCGAGCCTGATGGAGCTTTTGCGCCGCTAA
- a CDS encoding FliI/YscN family ATPase: MPHTTLIDGLAAHVAATQGIRDVGRVARAEGGVIHVGGLSASAAIGDRLRLYRKRLPPLSGEVVQIDGDTLVMLPDAAQDGVTLGDRVSLLPPISVAPSPEWLGRIIDPSGQPLDGAPLLGGPHARPLKAPPPNAAERRGLGKRMSSGLAVINTFLPIVEGQRMGLFAGSGVGKSSLLGHLARHMKADVVVIAMIGERGRELRHFVDEVLGGAGLERAVVVAATSDQSALVRRRCAWTAMAVAEHFRDAGHSVLLLADSITRFAEAHREIAVAAGEVPLLRGFPPSLSPTIMSLCERAGPGLKGQGDITAVFSVLVAGSDMDEPVADILRGVLDGHVILDRTIAEKGRYPAIDILRSVSRSLPGAATDTENTLLATGRKYLSLYDANETMIRAGLYAQGSDPELDKAILMMPELEEFFTKTETEGAARSFQQLELIFRRNGIVFQPT; encoded by the coding sequence ATGCCCCATACAACTCTCATCGACGGATTGGCCGCGCATGTGGCGGCAACCCAAGGCATTCGTGACGTCGGACGGGTCGCCCGTGCAGAGGGCGGTGTGATCCATGTGGGTGGCCTTTCTGCAAGCGCCGCGATCGGGGACCGGTTGCGATTGTATCGCAAACGGTTGCCACCGCTTTCGGGCGAGGTCGTGCAGATTGACGGCGATACGCTCGTGATGCTGCCGGATGCGGCGCAGGATGGCGTGACGCTGGGGGATCGGGTGTCGCTCCTGCCACCGATTTCTGTTGCCCCCTCGCCAGAATGGCTCGGGCGCATCATCGATCCGTCGGGCCAGCCCCTAGACGGAGCGCCGCTGTTGGGGGGACCGCATGCTCGGCCGCTAAAAGCACCTCCGCCGAATGCCGCCGAACGGCGCGGGCTCGGTAAACGTATGTCGAGTGGGCTTGCCGTTATCAATACCTTCCTGCCGATCGTCGAGGGGCAGCGCATGGGGCTTTTCGCGGGTTCCGGTGTGGGAAAATCGAGCCTTTTGGGGCACCTTGCCCGCCACATGAAAGCGGATGTCGTCGTGATTGCGATGATCGGCGAACGGGGACGCGAATTGCGCCATTTCGTGGACGAGGTTCTGGGGGGAGCCGGGCTGGAACGGGCGGTTGTCGTTGCGGCGACTTCGGATCAATCGGCGCTGGTGCGTCGGCGGTGTGCCTGGACGGCAATGGCCGTAGCCGAGCATTTTCGGGACGCGGGCCATTCAGTTTTGCTCCTGGCAGATTCGATTACGCGATTTGCAGAAGCCCATCGTGAGATTGCAGTGGCGGCAGGCGAGGTACCCCTCCTGAGGGGGTTCCCGCCGTCATTATCGCCCACCATCATGTCCTTGTGCGAACGGGCAGGACCGGGATTGAAGGGTCAGGGCGATATCACGGCCGTGTTCAGCGTTCTGGTGGCCGGGTCTGACATGGATGAACCCGTTGCCGATATCCTGCGGGGGGTACTGGACGGGCACGTCATTCTCGATCGCACTATCGCGGAGAAAGGGCGCTATCCTGCAATAGATATTTTGCGTTCTGTTTCCCGCAGTTTGCCTGGCGCGGCGACGGATACTGAAAATACTTTGCTGGCGACCGGGCGGAAATATCTGTCGCTCTACGACGCGAATGAAACAATGATCCGCGCAGGATTGTATGCACAGGGCAGTGATCCGGAACTGGATAAGGCGATCCTGATGATGCCCGAATTGGAGGAGTTCTTTACAAAGACTGAAACAGAAGGTGCCGCGCGCAGTTTTCAGCAATTAGAACTTATCTTCCGGCGCAACGGCATCGTCTTTCA